The Acidithiobacillus ferrooxidans ATCC 23270 genomic interval TGTTAACCGGGGCGACTTCCAGACCTTCCTTCTGCAGGAAGGCTGCGGTGCCCCCAGTGGCGATCAGTTTGAACCCGAGTTCGGACAGGATCCGAGCGGTCGGGGTGAGCCCCTTTTTATCGGCATCGCGAACACTGAGAAAAACCGTGCCGGAGCTCGGAAAGTGTTCGCCCGCACCAACCTGCGCCTTTAGAAAAGCCTCACCAAAACTGGCGCCTATACCCATCACTTCGCCCGTAGACTTCATTTCCGGCCCTAGCAGTATATCCACGCCGGGAAATTTGATAAAGGGGAAGACCGCTTCCTTGACGCTGAAATGGGGCGGGTTGGGAATCTGTGGAACGCCCTGCGCGGCCAAAGACTTTCCGGTCATGCAGCGGGAGGCGATTTTGGCCAGGGGCCATCCCGTAGCCTTGGAGACGAAAGGTACCGTCCGTGACGCGCGCGGGTTAACCTCCAGCACATAGATGCGCTCGTTCTGGACGGCGAACTGACAGTTCATCAGGCCCACCACCCCGAGCGCCAGGGCCAGTTCCACGGTCTGCCGCCGGATTTCGTCTTGAATGGCCGGGGACAGAGAGTAGGGCGGCAGGCAGCAGGCCGAGTCGCCGCTGTGGACTCCCGCCTGCTCGATGTGCTCCATGATCCCAGCCACGATCACCTGTTGCCCGCTGTCGGCGACGGCATCGACGTCCACTTCCAGGGCGTCATTCAGGAAACGGTCCAGGAGGATGGGCTGGTCATTGGAGATGCGCACCGCTTCCAACATGTAGCGTTGCAGGTCGTCTTCCCCATAGACGATGCGCATGGCGCGACCGCCCAGCACATAGGAGGGGCGTACCACCAGCGGGTAGCCCAGCGCTCGCGCCTTGCTCAGGGCTTCCGGGGCGCTCCGGGCAATGGCGTTTTCCGGTTGCCGCAGGTCGAGGCGTTGCAAAAGCTGCTGGAAGCGCTCGCGATCCTCAGCCAGATCGATGGAATCCGGTGTGGTGCCGATGATGGGCACCCCGGCGGCCTCCAGATCGTTGGCGAGCTTCAGCGGTGTCTGGCCGCCAAACTGGACGATCACACCATGCGGCTTTTCGACGGCGACGATTTCGAGGACGTCTTCCAGGGTGAGCGGCTCAAAATACAGGCGATCGGAAGTGTCATAGTCGGTGGACACCGTTTCCGGGTTGCAGTTGACCATGATGGTCTCAAAGCCATCCTCCTGCAGGGCCATGGCCGCATGCACGCAACAGTAGTCAAACTCGATGCCCTGTCCGATCCGGTTGGGACCGCCGCCCAGAATCATGATCTTGGGTTTAACACCCGGTTCCGCCTCGCACTCCGTCTCATAGGTGGAGTAGAGATACGGAGTCGGCGAGCGGAACTCGGCGGCACAGGTATCCACCCGTTTGTAGACGGGGCGGACACCCAGCCTCTGGCGCTGTTCACGCAACTGCTGCTCGTGGCAACCCAACAGGCGGGACAGCCGCCGGTCCGAGAAACCCATGCCTTTGAGGGTGCGGAGCCGGGCATCGTCGAGGCCCGCCAGAGAGAGACCGCGCAGGCTTTCCTCGGTCTGAATGATCTCGAAAATCTGCTCCAGAAACCAGGGGTCGATGCGGGTGATGCGTTGCAGGCTGTCCTGATCCCAGCCGCGCCGTACG includes:
- the carB gene encoding carbamoyl-phosphate synthase large subunit, with the protein product MPKHQDIKSVLLIGAGPIIIGQACEFDYSGVQACKALREEGCRVILVNSNPATIMTDAQTADATYIEPVEWQTVARIIAMERPDAILPTMGGQTALNCALDLHREGVLEQYGVKLIGASVEAIREAEDRGLFKKAMEEIGLEVARSAFGHDMEGARQIAEDIGFPVIIRPSFTLGGTGGGIAYNREEFEDIAARGLEASPTHEILIEESIIGWKEFEMEVVRDRADNCIIVCSIENFDPMGIHTGDSITVAPAQTLTDREYQRMRDASIAVLRRIGVDTGGSNVQFAVNPEDGRLIVIEMNPRVSRSSALASKATGFPIAKIAAKLALGYTLDELRNDITQATPASFEPTIDYVVTKIPRFAFEKFPEADAHLTTQMKSVGEVMAIGRSFQESLQKALRGLETGVDGLDEKLIGNDPDTLQKLEQELRVPGADRLWYLADAVRRGWDQDSLQRITRIDPWFLEQIFEIIQTEESLRGLSLAGLDDARLRTLKGMGFSDRRLSRLLGCHEQQLREQRQRLGVRPVYKRVDTCAAEFRSPTPYLYSTYETECEAEPGVKPKIMILGGGPNRIGQGIEFDYCCVHAAMALQEDGFETIMVNCNPETVSTDYDTSDRLYFEPLTLEDVLEIVAVEKPHGVIVQFGGQTPLKLANDLEAAGVPIIGTTPDSIDLAEDRERFQQLLQRLDLRQPENAIARSAPEALSKARALGYPLVVRPSYVLGGRAMRIVYGEDDLQRYMLEAVRISNDQPILLDRFLNDALEVDVDAVADSGQQVIVAGIMEHIEQAGVHSGDSACCLPPYSLSPAIQDEIRRQTVELALALGVVGLMNCQFAVQNERIYVLEVNPRASRTVPFVSKATGWPLAKIASRCMTGKSLAAQGVPQIPNPPHFSVKEAVFPFIKFPGVDILLGPEMKSTGEVMGIGASFGEAFLKAQVGAGEHFPSSGTVFLSVRDADKKGLTPTARILSELGFKLIATGGTAAFLQKEGLEVAPVNKVTEGRPHIVDAIKNGKVQIIINTVDERQSVRDSFSIRRAALQMGLTYYTTLAGATAGAAAIHALMTEECSVLRLQDLNQKSTSTRQI